In a single window of the Cupriavidus sp. P-10 genome:
- a CDS encoding efflux transporter outer membrane subunit — MTRFLPLVTVAVAALLAGCAVGPDFRSPAPTDDAGYVPGPQPVATVAADSGDRHPQSHAQTLAAGADVPAQWWTLFRSPELDATIRMALDASPTLAQARARLREAQENLAARTGATRWPAVDAQLNTTRQQVNFQSMGITSIPSPGPFTLYGATVQVSYVLDLFGGQRRELEGLQAAVDYQGYELEAARLALAANVATAAIREAGLRAQLADTLALAEAQRRQLGIADERLRAGGVARVDVQRQRAQLAQTQALVPGLQRQLETTRHQLAVYTGQTPAAASLPTFTLDALHLPDTLPVSLPATLARRRPDIRAAEALLHQASADIGVATANLYPQITLSASGGSQAIAARDLFSSLNVWSLAAGLVQPVFRGGELQARKRAAEAAYEQALAAYQQAVLQGLQDVADSLRALEADAATLRERADNARQARDTLTVVSEQYRLGGVSQLAVLDAEREARQASLDLAQSRADGLADSAALLQALGGGWWQEGDSAALKSPR, encoded by the coding sequence ATGACCCGATTTCTTCCTCTTGTGACCGTGGCCGTGGCCGCGTTGCTGGCCGGCTGTGCCGTCGGCCCCGACTTCCGCAGCCCCGCGCCGACCGACGACGCCGGCTACGTGCCAGGCCCGCAACCGGTTGCCACCGTGGCGGCCGACAGCGGCGATCGCCACCCGCAATCCCACGCGCAGACGCTGGCCGCCGGCGCCGACGTGCCGGCACAATGGTGGACGCTGTTCCGCAGCCCCGAACTGGACGCCACCATCCGCATGGCGCTCGACGCCAGCCCCACGCTGGCGCAGGCGCGCGCGCGGCTGCGCGAGGCGCAGGAAAACCTCGCCGCGCGCACCGGCGCCACGCGCTGGCCCGCTGTCGACGCCCAGCTCAATACCACGCGCCAGCAGGTCAATTTCCAGTCGATGGGCATTACGTCGATCCCCAGCCCGGGACCGTTTACGCTGTACGGCGCCACGGTGCAGGTGTCCTACGTGCTCGACCTGTTCGGCGGCCAGCGGCGCGAACTCGAAGGGCTGCAGGCCGCGGTCGACTACCAGGGCTACGAGCTGGAAGCGGCGCGGCTGGCGCTGGCCGCCAACGTCGCCACCGCGGCGATCCGCGAGGCGGGACTGCGCGCGCAGCTGGCCGATACCCTGGCGCTGGCGGAAGCCCAGCGGCGCCAGCTCGGCATCGCCGACGAACGGCTGCGCGCCGGCGGCGTCGCGCGCGTCGACGTGCAGCGCCAGCGCGCGCAGCTGGCGCAGACGCAGGCGCTGGTGCCTGGCCTGCAACGCCAGCTGGAGACCACGCGGCACCAGCTCGCGGTCTACACCGGCCAGACCCCGGCAGCGGCCTCGTTGCCGACATTCACGCTGGACGCGCTGCATCTGCCCGACACGCTGCCGGTCAGCCTGCCGGCCACGCTGGCGCGGCGCCGCCCGGACATCCGCGCGGCCGAAGCGCTGCTGCACCAGGCCAGCGCCGATATCGGCGTGGCCACCGCCAACCTGTATCCGCAGATCACGCTGAGCGCCAGCGGCGGCAGCCAGGCCATTGCCGCGCGCGACCTGTTCAGCAGCCTGAACGTGTGGAGCCTGGCGGCCGGGCTGGTGCAGCCGGTATTCCGCGGCGGCGAACTGCAGGCACGCAAGCGCGCGGCAGAAGCGGCGTACGAGCAGGCGCTGGCCGCCTACCAGCAGGCCGTGCTGCAAGGCTTGCAGGACGTGGCGGATTCGCTGCGCGCGCTGGAGGCCGACGCCGCCACGCTGCGCGAGCGCGCCGACAACGCGCGCCAGGCGCGCGACACGCTAACGGTGGTGTCGGAACAGTACCGGCTCGGCGGCGTCAGCCAGCTGGCCGTGCTCGATGCCGAGCGCGAGGCGCGGCAGGCTTCATTGGACCTGGCGCAGTCGCGCGCCGACGGGCTCGCGGATTCGGCGGCGCTGCTGCAGGCGCTGGGCGGCGGGTGGTGGCAGGAAGGCGACAGCGCAGCGTTGAAGTCGCCACGCTGA
- a CDS encoding ABC transporter permease has protein sequence MNAAAIRNPRKPRANGTRFSLQRWWSIVLKEFLQLRRDRVTFGMIVGLPIMQLLLFGFAINTDPRHLPTAVIAADQSEFTRTFIASMQNSTYFKVVATLPDEAAGREALMKGDVQFVLSIPPDFTRKLLRGERPALLVEADATDPSATGQAIAALPQLPFSVGTHDLKGSLAPLAGGKAPFDVQVQRLYNPEGLTQYNIIPGLMGVILSMTMVMMTGLAMTRERERGTMENLLATPVRPLEVMTGKIVPYIFIGLIQSTIVLLAARWIFDVPFVGSVTAVYLAALLFIAANLTVGITLSSLAQNQLQAMQLTFFYFLPNILLSGFMFPFAGMPGWAQAIGNILPMTYFNRMVRGILLKGSGWAELWPQVWPMALFIVVVMMIAVRFYRRTLD, from the coding sequence ATGAACGCCGCCGCCATCCGGAACCCCCGCAAGCCACGCGCCAACGGCACGCGCTTTTCGCTCCAGCGCTGGTGGAGCATCGTGCTGAAGGAATTCCTGCAGCTGCGCCGCGACCGCGTCACCTTTGGCATGATCGTCGGCCTGCCGATCATGCAGTTGCTGCTGTTCGGCTTTGCCATCAACACCGACCCGCGCCACCTGCCGACCGCGGTGATCGCCGCCGACCAGAGCGAATTCACACGCACCTTTATCGCCAGCATGCAGAACTCCACCTACTTCAAGGTGGTCGCCACGCTGCCCGACGAAGCTGCCGGACGCGAGGCGCTGATGAAGGGCGACGTGCAGTTCGTGCTCAGCATCCCGCCCGACTTCACGCGCAAGCTGCTGCGTGGCGAACGCCCCGCGCTGCTGGTGGAGGCCGATGCCACCGATCCCTCGGCCACCGGCCAGGCGATCGCCGCGCTGCCGCAGCTGCCGTTCAGCGTCGGCACCCATGACCTGAAAGGCTCGCTGGCGCCGCTGGCGGGCGGCAAGGCGCCGTTCGACGTGCAGGTGCAGCGCCTGTACAACCCAGAGGGCCTGACCCAGTACAACATCATCCCCGGCCTGATGGGCGTGATCCTGTCGATGACCATGGTGATGATGACCGGGCTGGCGATGACGCGCGAACGCGAGCGCGGCACCATGGAAAACCTGCTGGCCACGCCGGTGCGGCCGCTGGAGGTGATGACCGGCAAGATCGTGCCGTATATCTTCATCGGGCTGATCCAGTCGACCATCGTGCTGCTGGCCGCGCGCTGGATCTTCGACGTGCCCTTCGTCGGCTCGGTGACTGCGGTGTACCTGGCGGCGCTGCTGTTCATCGCGGCCAACCTGACGGTGGGCATCACGCTGTCGTCGCTGGCGCAGAACCAGCTGCAGGCCATGCAGCTGACCTTCTTCTACTTCCTGCCCAACATCCTGCTGTCGGGCTTCATGTTCCCGTTCGCCGGCATGCCCGGCTGGGCGCAGGCGATCGGCAACATCCTGCCGATGACGTATTTCAACCGCATGGTGCGCGGCATCCTGCTCAAGGGCAGCGGCTGGGCCGAGCTATGGCCACAGGTCTGGCCGATGGCGCTGTTCATCGTGGTGGTGATGATGATCGCGGTGCGCTTCTACCGCCGCACGCTGGACTGA
- a CDS encoding ABC transporter ATP-binding protein, with protein MNTSIDTGASANGRAQGLAIDVRGLNKHFGDKHVVNDLSMQVARGEIFGFLGPNGSGKTTSIRMMCGLLTPDSGEGTCLGFDILSESDEIKRRVGYMTQKFSYWDDLSIRENLDFVARVYGMPDRRNAVDRALEDLGLATRSAQLAGSLSGGWKQRLALAACLLHEPELLLLDEPTAGVDPKARRDFWEQLHLLAARGISVLVSTHYMDEAERCHKLAYIAYGKPLAQGTADEVVASQHLSTWSVEGDDLATLSGQLQGAPGVEQTVAFGTALHVTGRDAQALAATLERLAGPGRRVTQTETSLEDVFIHMMSRAEDNMGTRKAKEPT; from the coding sequence ATGAACACGAGCATTGACACCGGCGCCAGCGCCAACGGCCGCGCGCAAGGACTCGCCATCGACGTGCGCGGGCTGAACAAGCACTTCGGCGACAAGCACGTGGTCAACGACCTCAGCATGCAGGTCGCGCGCGGCGAGATCTTTGGCTTCCTCGGTCCCAACGGCAGCGGCAAGACCACTTCGATCCGCATGATGTGCGGCCTGCTGACGCCCGATTCCGGCGAGGGCACCTGCCTGGGCTTCGACATCCTGAGCGAGTCCGACGAGATCAAGCGCCGCGTCGGCTACATGACGCAGAAATTCTCGTACTGGGACGACCTGTCGATCCGCGAGAACCTCGACTTCGTAGCGCGCGTGTACGGCATGCCGGACCGGCGCAATGCGGTCGACCGCGCGCTGGAAGACCTGGGCCTGGCCACGCGCTCGGCGCAGCTCGCCGGGTCGCTGTCGGGTGGCTGGAAGCAGCGGCTGGCGCTGGCGGCGTGCCTGCTGCACGAGCCGGAACTGCTGCTGCTGGACGAGCCCACCGCCGGCGTCGACCCCAAGGCGCGGCGCGACTTCTGGGAGCAGTTGCACCTGCTTGCCGCGCGCGGCATCTCGGTGCTGGTCAGCACGCACTACATGGACGAGGCCGAGCGTTGCCACAAGCTCGCCTATATCGCCTACGGCAAGCCGCTGGCGCAAGGCACCGCCGACGAGGTCGTGGCCAGCCAGCATCTGTCGACGTGGAGCGTGGAAGGCGACGACCTCGCCACGCTGTCAGGGCAGTTGCAGGGTGCGCCCGGCGTGGAGCAGACCGTGGCATTTGGCACCGCGCTGCACGTCACCGGCCGCGACGCGCAGGCGCTGGCTGCCACGCTTGAACGCCTGGCCGGACCGGGACGCCGCGTGACGCAGACCGAGACCAGCCTGGAAGACGTGTTCATCCACATGATGAGCCGGGCCGAGGACAACATGGGCACGCGCAAGGCGAAGGAGCCGACATGA
- a CDS encoding HlyD family secretion protein yields the protein MNTAVSDLLAPPRALPIAALLGAALLAAGCSKSGTDTWQGYIEGEFVSVASPFAGRLDTLSVQRGQQVAQGAALFALESDDERAARQQAEDQLRAAEAQLQDMKTGKRPVEVDVSRAQLAQAQAQAQRSAAAQRRDERQFEIGGIAQAQLDESRAQARSDAARVRELQRDIDVARLPGRDAQQAAQAAQVAAARAALAQADWKLSRKTVAATQAGLVYDTPYRLGEWVPAGSPVVRMLPPGNVKVRFYVPEAVVGALRNGQAVQVRCDGCAAPVAASITYVANEAEFTPPVIYSNETRNKLVFLVEARPSAADAIKLRPGQPVEVVRQ from the coding sequence ATGAACACCGCTGTTTCCGACCTTCTCGCGCCGCCGCGCGCGCTCCCCATCGCTGCGCTGCTCGGCGCCGCGCTGCTGGCCGCCGGCTGCAGCAAGTCCGGCACCGACACCTGGCAAGGCTATATCGAAGGCGAGTTCGTCAGCGTCGCCTCGCCCTTTGCCGGCCGCCTCGATACGCTCTCCGTGCAGCGCGGCCAGCAGGTCGCGCAGGGCGCCGCGCTGTTCGCGCTCGAATCCGATGACGAACGCGCCGCGCGCCAGCAGGCCGAGGACCAGTTGCGCGCCGCCGAAGCCCAGTTGCAGGACATGAAGACCGGCAAGCGCCCGGTCGAGGTCGACGTCAGCCGTGCCCAGCTGGCGCAGGCGCAGGCCCAGGCGCAACGCAGCGCCGCCGCGCAGCGTCGCGACGAGCGCCAGTTCGAGATCGGCGGCATTGCGCAGGCGCAGCTCGACGAATCGCGCGCGCAGGCCCGCAGCGATGCGGCACGCGTGCGCGAGCTGCAGCGCGATATCGACGTGGCACGGCTGCCGGGCCGCGATGCGCAGCAGGCGGCGCAGGCCGCGCAAGTCGCCGCCGCGCGCGCCGCGCTGGCGCAGGCAGACTGGAAGCTGTCGCGCAAGACCGTGGCCGCCACGCAGGCCGGGCTGGTCTACGACACGCCCTACCGCCTCGGCGAATGGGTGCCCGCCGGCAGCCCGGTGGTGCGCATGCTGCCGCCCGGCAACGTCAAGGTGCGCTTCTACGTGCCCGAGGCCGTGGTCGGCGCGCTGCGCAACGGGCAGGCGGTGCAGGTGCGCTGCGACGGCTGCGCCGCGCCGGTGGCGGCCAGCATCACCTATGTCGCGAACGAAGCCGAATTCACGCCGCCGGTGATCTACAGCAACGAGACCCGCAACAAGCTGGTGTTCCTGGTGGAAGCGCGCCCGTCGGCCGCCGATGCCATCAAGCTGCGGCCCGGCCAGCCCGTCGAGGTGGTGCGGCAATGA
- a CDS encoding TetR/AcrR family transcriptional regulator, whose protein sequence is MPRKPATPKPPERRTPGRPAAGQPGQRERILDAATDLFSRQGVAGTPVKAIAVLAGVTPALVHYYFSDRDLLLDAVIEEKVQPLVAQFFAAGPQDTEPLAMLVGIATRLVRAVADTPWFPGLWIREVASDDGALRERVLKRFALQRAGAMMAPLAAAIANGQLNRGLEPALVMPSLVGLTLLPLATTHIWRRLPGAEAVDTDALVRHVSALLTHGLSPVPTAGANASPAPASKKKGRAPRHSPESAS, encoded by the coding sequence ATGCCACGCAAACCCGCTACCCCGAAGCCGCCAGAGCGTCGCACGCCCGGGCGCCCTGCCGCCGGCCAGCCCGGCCAGCGCGAGCGCATCCTCGATGCCGCCACCGACCTGTTCTCGCGGCAAGGCGTCGCCGGCACGCCGGTCAAGGCCATCGCCGTGCTGGCGGGCGTCACGCCCGCGCTGGTCCACTATTACTTCAGCGACCGCGACCTGCTGCTCGATGCCGTGATCGAGGAAAAGGTGCAGCCACTGGTGGCACAGTTCTTCGCCGCCGGCCCGCAGGACACTGAGCCGTTGGCGATGCTGGTCGGCATCGCCACCCGGCTGGTCCGCGCCGTGGCCGATACGCCCTGGTTTCCCGGCCTGTGGATCCGCGAGGTCGCCAGCGACGACGGCGCGCTGCGCGAGCGTGTGCTGAAGCGCTTCGCGCTGCAGCGTGCCGGCGCCATGATGGCGCCGCTGGCCGCGGCGATCGCCAACGGGCAGCTCAACCGCGGGCTGGAACCGGCACTGGTGATGCCGTCGCTGGTGGGCCTGACGCTGCTGCCGCTGGCCACCACGCATATCTGGCGCCGGCTGCCCGGTGCCGAGGCGGTCGATACCGACGCGCTGGTGCGCCATGTCTCGGCACTGCTGACGCACGGCCTGAGCCCCGTGCCGACTGCCGGTGCCAACGCCTCCCCTGCACCCGCATCGAAAAAGAAGGGCCGCGCGCCCAGGCATTCCCCGGAGTCCGCTTCATGA
- a CDS encoding carbohydrate porin: MLFAPLATAYPRARCSFRRALAALACCACLPATAQQAITADAAADTESPFAFHGQSTYIWQRKPAFNAAYSGPNSLGTERAKSYSFSATLDLGLKLWRGAEFHFNPEATQGVPFSGLHGLGGLSNGELGKAASTNPVFYRARAFVRQTWGMGGGSETLEADFNQFARTVDRQRVVLTAGNFGVLDVFDQNEFGSDPRTQFMNWSFMTHGAFDYPADARGYTWGVSLEYIGDGWSARIGRFLQPLESNGLELDTRMFEHYGDIIELEKRYQLAGRPGTARLLLFRNKARMGAFSDAIQFGIANNTTPDLANVRREHAKTGVGVTLLQEVTDSLGVFARASLSDDKTETYAFTEIGRQVSAGGVLKGEAWGRARDALGVAVAINMLGGQHRNYLAAGGQGAFLGDGALRYGPEQILEIYYSFQPVKYLSISPDFQFVRNPGYNRDRGPVKFYGVRFHGEF, encoded by the coding sequence ATGCTGTTTGCGCCACTTGCCACCGCGTACCCGCGCGCCCGATGCAGTTTCCGCCGCGCGCTGGCCGCGCTGGCCTGCTGCGCCTGCCTGCCCGCAACGGCGCAGCAGGCGATCACTGCAGACGCTGCCGCCGACACGGAAAGCCCGTTCGCCTTCCACGGCCAGAGCACCTACATCTGGCAGCGCAAGCCGGCGTTCAACGCCGCGTATTCGGGCCCGAACAGCCTTGGCACCGAACGCGCCAAGAGCTACTCGTTCAGCGCGACGCTGGACCTGGGCCTGAAGCTGTGGCGGGGTGCGGAATTCCACTTCAACCCGGAAGCCACGCAAGGCGTGCCGTTCTCGGGCCTGCATGGCCTGGGCGGGCTGTCCAACGGCGAACTGGGCAAGGCGGCCAGCACCAACCCCGTCTTCTACCGCGCCCGCGCCTTCGTGCGGCAGACGTGGGGCATGGGCGGCGGCAGCGAAACGCTGGAGGCCGATTTCAACCAGTTCGCGCGCACTGTCGACCGCCAGCGCGTGGTGCTGACCGCGGGCAACTTCGGCGTGCTCGATGTATTCGACCAGAATGAATTCGGCTCGGACCCGCGCACGCAATTCATGAACTGGTCGTTCATGACGCATGGCGCGTTCGACTATCCGGCCGATGCGCGCGGCTATACCTGGGGCGTGTCGCTGGAGTACATCGGCGACGGCTGGTCGGCGCGCATCGGACGCTTCCTGCAGCCGCTGGAATCGAACGGGCTGGAGCTCGACACGCGCATGTTCGAGCACTATGGCGACATCATCGAACTGGAGAAGCGCTACCAGCTCGCGGGCCGCCCCGGCACCGCGCGGCTGCTGCTGTTCCGCAACAAGGCGCGCATGGGCGCGTTCAGCGATGCGATCCAGTTCGGCATCGCCAACAACACCACGCCGGACCTGGCCAACGTGCGGCGCGAGCATGCCAAAACCGGCGTCGGCGTGACGCTGCTGCAGGAGGTGACGGATTCGCTGGGAGTGTTCGCGCGCGCGAGCCTGTCGGACGACAAGACCGAGACCTATGCCTTTACCGAGATCGGCAGGCAGGTGTCAGCGGGCGGCGTGCTGAAGGGGGAGGCGTGGGGACGTGCCCGCGATGCACTGGGCGTGGCCGTGGCGATCAATATGCTGGGCGGCCAGCATCGCAACTATCTTGCCGCGGGCGGGCAGGGCGCGTTTCTTGGCGATGGCGCATTGCGCTACGGGCCCGAGCAGATCCTGGAGATCTACTACAGCTTCCAGCCGGTGAAGTACCTGAGCATCAGCCCGGACTTCCAGTTCGTGCGCAATCCCGGCTACAACCGGGATCGCGGGCCGGTGAAGTTTTACGGGGTGAGGTTTCACGGGGAGTTCTGA
- the queF gene encoding NADPH-dependent 7-cyano-7-deazaguanine reductase QueF (Catalyzes the NADPH-dependent reduction of 7-cyano-7-deazaguanine (preQ0) to 7-aminomethyl-7-deazaguanine (preQ1) in queuosine biosynthesis), which produces MSLPEHSPLGKPSAYKTEYDASLLFPIPRQPKRTEIGLPEGRPVPFFGVDIWNAYELSWLNLRGKPQVALATFIIPSDTPNIIESKSFKLYLNSFNQTKIASPEALQQLLHHDLSEATGGTVQVRLVTESDLGKQQMGELDGLLLDRLDIEVDRYEPAPELLFADQDETPVEETLVSHLLKSNCLVTGQPDWGSVQIRYVGAPINQEALLKYLISFRNHNEFHEQCVERIFMDVLRQCKPVKLAVYARYTRRGGLDINPFRTNFNTAWPDNKRNARQ; this is translated from the coding sequence ATGAGCCTCCCCGAACATTCGCCGCTGGGCAAGCCCTCGGCCTACAAGACCGAATACGACGCCTCGCTGCTGTTCCCGATCCCGCGCCAGCCCAAGCGCACCGAGATCGGCTTGCCCGAAGGCAGGCCGGTGCCGTTCTTCGGCGTCGACATCTGGAACGCGTACGAGCTGTCATGGCTGAACCTGAGGGGCAAGCCGCAGGTCGCGCTGGCCACCTTCATCATCCCGTCGGACACGCCCAATATCATCGAGTCCAAGTCGTTCAAGCTGTACCTGAACTCGTTCAACCAGACGAAGATTGCATCGCCCGAGGCGCTGCAGCAGCTGCTGCACCACGACCTGTCCGAAGCCACCGGCGGCACGGTGCAGGTGCGGCTGGTCACCGAGTCAGATCTCGGCAAGCAGCAGATGGGCGAGCTTGACGGCCTGCTGCTGGACCGGCTCGACATCGAGGTCGACCGTTATGAGCCCGCGCCCGAACTGCTGTTCGCCGACCAGGACGAAACGCCGGTGGAGGAAACGCTGGTGTCGCACCTGCTCAAGTCCAACTGCCTGGTCACGGGCCAGCCCGACTGGGGCAGCGTGCAGATCCGCTACGTGGGCGCGCCGATCAACCAGGAAGCGCTGCTCAAGTACCTGATCTCGTTCCGCAACCATAACGAGTTCCACGAGCAATGCGTCGAGCGGATCTTCATGGACGTGCTGCGGCAATGCAAGCCGGTCAAGCTGGCGGTGTATGCGCGCTATACGCGGCGCGGGGGGCTGGATATCAATCCGTTCCGGACCAACTTCAATACGGCCTGGCCGGATAACAAGCGCAACGCGCGGCAATGA
- the ilvA gene encoding threonine ammonia-lyase, biosynthetic, translated as MTRSSAARPDYLKKILTAKVYDVAQETELTYAHQLSARTGNSVWFKREDTQPVFSFKLRGAYNKMASLSAEELKRGVVAASAGNHAQGVALSAARLQCKAIIAMPVTTPQVKIDAVRERGGQWVQVELHGESYSDAYHHAAELEKKHKLTFIHPFDDPEVIAGQGTIAMEILRQHPGPIHAVFVAIGGGGLISGVASYIKAVRPEIKVIGVQTVDSDAMKRSVDAGKRIELKEVGLFSDGTAVKLVGKETFRITRELVDDIILVDTDAICAGVKDVFQDTRSILEPAGALAVAGLKAYAEREKLKGQHLVAIACGANMNFDRLRFVAERAEVGEAREGVFAVTIPEERGSFKRFCELVGTRSVTEFNYRIADTSMAHIFVGVQIASRAENDKIAASFRKHGFDTLDLSNDELAKQHIRYMVGGRSALAHDELLYRFEFPERPGALMRFLSSMSPNWNISLFHYRNQGADTSNILVGIQVPKNEKRAFRAFLSTLGYVHWDETDNPVYKLFLS; from the coding sequence ATGACCCGCTCGTCCGCCGCCCGCCCCGACTATTTGAAGAAGATCCTGACCGCCAAGGTCTACGACGTGGCGCAGGAAACCGAACTCACCTACGCGCACCAGCTATCGGCGCGCACCGGCAATTCGGTCTGGTTCAAGCGCGAGGACACGCAGCCCGTGTTCTCGTTCAAGCTGCGCGGCGCGTACAACAAGATGGCGTCGCTGTCGGCGGAGGAACTCAAGCGCGGCGTGGTCGCCGCGTCGGCCGGCAACCATGCCCAGGGCGTGGCACTGTCCGCGGCGCGGCTGCAGTGCAAGGCCATCATCGCGATGCCGGTGACCACGCCGCAGGTAAAGATCGACGCGGTGCGCGAGCGCGGCGGCCAGTGGGTCCAGGTCGAGCTGCACGGCGAGTCCTACAGCGATGCCTACCACCACGCCGCCGAGTTGGAGAAGAAGCACAAGCTGACCTTCATCCACCCGTTCGACGATCCCGAGGTGATCGCGGGCCAGGGCACCATCGCCATGGAAATCCTGCGCCAGCACCCCGGCCCGATCCATGCCGTATTCGTCGCCATCGGCGGCGGCGGGCTGATCTCGGGCGTTGCCTCGTACATCAAGGCGGTGCGTCCGGAGATCAAGGTGATCGGCGTGCAGACCGTGGACTCGGATGCGATGAAGCGCTCGGTCGACGCCGGCAAGCGCATCGAGCTGAAGGAAGTGGGGCTGTTCTCGGACGGCACCGCGGTCAAGCTGGTCGGCAAGGAAACCTTCCGCATCACGCGCGAGCTGGTCGATGACATCATCCTGGTCGACACCGATGCCATCTGCGCCGGCGTGAAAGACGTGTTCCAGGACACGCGCAGCATCCTGGAACCGGCCGGCGCGCTCGCGGTGGCGGGCCTGAAGGCGTATGCCGAGCGCGAGAAGCTCAAGGGCCAGCATCTGGTCGCGATCGCGTGCGGCGCCAACATGAACTTCGACCGCCTGCGCTTCGTCGCCGAGCGCGCCGAGGTGGGCGAGGCGCGCGAAGGCGTGTTTGCCGTGACCATCCCCGAGGAGCGCGGCAGCTTCAAGCGCTTCTGCGAACTGGTCGGCACCCGCAGCGTGACCGAGTTCAACTACCGCATCGCGGACACCAGCATGGCGCATATCTTTGTCGGCGTGCAGATCGCCAGCCGCGCCGAGAACGACAAGATCGCCGCCAGCTTCCGCAAGCACGGCTTCGACACGCTCGACCTGTCCAACGACGAACTGGCCAAGCAGCATATCCGCTACATGGTGGGCGGCCGCTCGGCGCTGGCGCATGACGAGTTGCTGTACCGCTTCGAGTTCCCGGAGCGCCCGGGCGCGCTGATGCGGTTCCTGTCGAGCATGAGCCCGAACTGGAACATCAGCCTGTTCCACTACCGCAACCAGGGGGCGGACACTTCCAACATCCTGGTCGGCATCCAGGTGCCGAAGAACGAAAAGCGCGCCTTCCGAGCGTTCCTTTCGACGCTGGGCTACGTACACTGGGACGAAACGGACAACCCGGTGTACAAGCTGTTTTTGTCCTGA
- the otsB gene encoding trehalose-phosphatase, translating into MPQLPLIEPNTALFLDFDGTLADLAPRPELVQVEPELVGTLRTLYQRLDGALAVISGRPIVELDHFLQPLQLPAAGVHGAEFRTDGGMVSKTPAPGLEPLIPHLEALVHAYPALRLERKSVAVAIHYRQAPELAGLVDAAVTDVLRHAVGLEALPGKMVVEIKPAGVDKGDAIAAFMKSAPFCDRTPLFAGDDMTDEPGFAAVRKLGGLGVLVGRRETVAGVCVEGPAALRSWLHRSARALDQSARAAGHAGAVPHEAEPGHEGAPRHIPHPTAS; encoded by the coding sequence ATGCCTCAGCTACCGCTTATCGAACCCAATACCGCCCTGTTTCTCGACTTTGACGGCACGCTGGCCGATCTTGCGCCGCGGCCCGAACTGGTACAGGTAGAACCTGAACTGGTCGGCACGCTGCGCACGCTGTACCAGCGGCTGGATGGCGCGCTCGCCGTCATCTCCGGCAGGCCGATCGTCGAGCTGGACCACTTCCTGCAGCCGTTGCAGCTGCCGGCGGCCGGCGTGCACGGCGCCGAATTCCGCACCGACGGCGGCATGGTGTCCAAGACACCCGCGCCCGGCCTCGAACCCCTGATCCCACACCTTGAAGCGCTGGTGCACGCCTATCCGGCGTTGCGGCTGGAGCGCAAGTCCGTTGCCGTTGCCATCCACTACCGCCAGGCGCCCGAGCTGGCCGGCCTGGTCGATGCCGCGGTCACTGACGTATTGCGCCACGCGGTCGGGCTGGAAGCACTGCCCGGCAAGATGGTGGTCGAGATCAAGCCCGCCGGCGTCGACAAGGGCGACGCCATCGCCGCCTTCATGAAGTCGGCGCCGTTCTGCGACCGCACGCCGCTCTTTGCCGGCGACGACATGACCGACGAGCCCGGCTTTGCCGCCGTGCGCAAGCTCGGCGGGCTGGGCGTGCTGGTGGGCCGGCGCGAGACCGTGGCCGGCGTCTGCGTGGAGGGGCCCGCCGCGCTGCGCAGCTGGCTGCACCGTTCCGCGCGGGCGCTGGACCAATCCGCGCGCGCCGCCGGCCATGCCGGCGCCGTGCCGCACGAGGCCGAGCCAGGCCACGAGGGCGCACCGCGCCACATCCCGCATCCAACAGCATCCTGA